The Nodularia sp. LEGE 06071 DNA window TCACCTGCTCATGATCTTGCCCCAAATTAGCTACCATCCCGGTTGCTAAGGGGACATCACCACTATGTTCTTTGAGGGTAGCAATCTTGAGAAATCCCTCCATTGAACCCACGGGAAAACCGCCCAAAGCCCGAATCCGTTCGGCTAAAGCATCAATATTTTCAGTCAGCTTTTCATAATGTTCTTCCCAAAGTTCATGCAAACTGCGGAACTGGGGGCCGACAACATCCCAATGGTACTTTTTGGTTTTTACGAGCAAAACGTAGGCATCTGCTAAATCTTGATTCAACAGATTCATCACACCTTGACGCTGTTCTTCTGTCAAACCAATATTAATTGTACGCATTGTTTTCCATCCCTAAGCGAACCTATTCTGTATAAATTGTCCAAAATCTCTTCATCAGAAACATCAACCATAGGAAAGATAATTCAGCATAATTAATTACAACCTCAGTGAGTTTGATCTGTGTCTTCTAACGGATAAAGCCGATCAAAAGTGCCGAGTGGGGAGTCGGGAGTGGGGAGTGGGGAGTGGGGAAGAGCCTTTTTATATTGTCAGGACTTACGCAAAATTATGAAAAAACGAACCACATTGGCGCTAGCCTCTCCCTTTGGGAGAAGTACACGGAGTAAAGAGGGTTTCACAGAGTTATTGCGTAAGTCCTAATTGTACTGAAATTGTTCAAACATCAAATAGGAGTCCGATAGAAGAGTTAATTAAACCCAGATGTACACGGATGAGTAATTTATCTGCAAATATTTGGGGATTTAACCTGATGCTAGCAATTTCTTAATCTCAGCAATCTAAATTGAGAGCATTGTAGCCAAATTAATACTGATCATAAAGTATGCTTTCTTGAAAATTGCATACTTAAATTGCTCATTGTTTCCGACTATCAAATAGATATTGGCAGTTGAAGTTGTTTTACATCCCAGAAACATGACATTTACACTCCAAATTCTTCACGCCTCGGACTTTGAAGGTGGCAGAGATGCTGCCGGAACTACTCCTCAGACTTCTGATGCTGTAAGGAAATGTAGTTTGGGGATTTTATCTTTTTGGGTCAGTTTTGTGAATGTTTTCTGATTTTTTCTAAATACAACTGGGAAGGAATTTATGGCTTTGATACAGGGTGATATTGCGATCGCGGCTTATAATGCTGATGGAAATGATGATTTTGCTTGGGTAACTTTGGTTGATATTCCTGCTGATACTCTGATTAATTTTACAGATTCATCTTGGCAGGATAATGGTTTCCGTTTAACTGAACACTTGGATGCGGCTGGTGGTGGACCTTTAACTTGGACTCACACGGAAACTGTTGCTGCTGGAACAGTGATTCGCTGGAATGGTTCAGTTGCTAATACTTGGAGTTTAGGTGCTGCTAGCGGATCTGCTTTGAATTTAGCCGCAGGTGGCGATCAGATATTTATTTTTACAGGTACAACAGCAGATCCGACATTCATTTACGGCGCACATTTTGCCACTGGAACCAACTGGTTAGAAAGTGGTAGCAATAGTACCAATACCAGTAATATTCCTCCTGGTCTGGCTGTAGAAGACGGGACGGCGTTTTATGCAGGGAATTTCGATAATGGTTATTACAACGGCCCGACAACCGGAAGTAAGGCAGAATTATTAGCAGAGATATCTAATACAGAGAATTGGATCAGAAATGATACTGGACCTTTGGATTCATCAAACTGGATCACGGCTTTAACTGTTGCTAGCGATAGTAATTCAGCCCCCAATATCCAAATCACCGAGTATATGTACTCTGGTGCTAACGGTGAATTTATGGAGTTTACCAACCTGGGGACTACCGCAGTAGACTTTACTGGCTGGAGTTACGATGATAGTGGTCGCACGCCTGGTACTGTTGATTTGAGTGCTTTCGGGATTGTGCAACCTGGAGAATCAGTTATCCTCACAGAAGCTACTGAAGCTGATTTTCGTGCAGCCTGGGGATTGTCTGCTTCAGTCAAGGTGATTGGCGAATTAACCCGAAACATCGGGCGGACTGATGAAATTAATCTTTACGATCAAAACGGTGAACTTATCGACCGTCTCACCTATGGAGATCAAACCTTTCCGGGGACAATTCGCACCCAGGCTCTCAGTGGTTGGACTGACCCAGGGAATCTAGATGCTATCAATATTAATTCTGATTGGATACTTTCTACTGTCGGTGATGCTCAAAACTCTTTAGCTTCTACTGGTGGTGATATTGGTAATCCAGGCTTTTATAACGTCAACATCACACCCATACCTGGGATAGCCATTACTCAATCTGGTGATAGCACCGATGTAAGTGAAGGTGGTGCTACAGATAGCTACACCATAGTTTTAAAGACTCAGCCCACAGCAGATGTCACCATCGAGATCACTGTTGATGATCAGGTGACAACCAATTCACCAACTTTGGTTTTCACTCCCGCTAACTGGAATGTAGCCCAAACTGTGACAGTGGCTGCTGTGGATGATGCTTTAATTGAGGGTACACACACAGGTGCGATCGCTCATAATGTCAGCAGTAGCGATGCTAATTATAATGGGGTGGCGATCGCAAATATCACTGTAAATATTACCGACAACGATGCACCCGCCAATACCAACGTCAACATCCAAATCACCGAGTATATGTATGCTGGTGGTAATGGGGAATTTGTCGAATTTACCAACCTCGGCACGACAGCAGTAGACTTTACTGGTTGGAGTTTTGCTGACAACGCGCGCACTGCTGGTTTATTCAATCTCAGTGGATTTGGTATTGTTCAGCCAGGGGAATCAGTCATCTTAACGGAAGCCCCAGCCGCAGACTTCCGCACATCATGGAACCTCAGCGACTCCGTGAAAATCATCGGTAACTCCAGCCCAGGTTTAGGACGCGCCGATGAGATTAACCTCTACGACAACAACAACCAACTGATTGATCGTCTTACATACGGAGACGAAACCTTTCCCGGCACAATTCGCACCCAGGGGATTAGCGGCTGGACAACCTTAGAAAATCTCGCACCCTTTGAAATCAATACCGATTGGCAGCTTTCAGCGATTAACGATGGTCAAAATTCCTCCCAATCAATAGATGGCGCTATTGGGAACCCAGGGATTTACATTCCCAATCCTGTAGAGACTGTTGGCGCACCCAGAATTGAAGTTAATCCCAGCACAACTGATTTCCTCGACGGGGAAAACTTAGCCGTTTCTCTACCACTCACAGGTGCTGGTGCGATTAGTGGTGTAATTAATGATCCTACAGACCCAGCCAAGACACTAGGTATTGACTTTACTCTCAGTGACTCCGACACACCAATTGGCGACCTGACTGTCACTGTCACCAGCAGTAATCAGGCAGTTGTCCCCAATGCCAACCTCACCCTTTCTGGTATAGGTGCAGAACGGAATCTGAAGATTGACCCGGCTGGTGTTGGTTTGGCAAATATCACACTTACCGTGAGTGACGGTACACTCAGCAATTCCTACATCATTAACTACGCCGCTTCCGCCGGTTCTGTAACTCCCACCACCCGCTACCTGACAGGGACGAGTGACGCATCAACTGCGATCGCCATTGATACCAATTATATGTTCGTCGCCGACGATGAAGACCAAACCATCCGCCTCTACGATCGCCATAACTCCGGTTTACCATTAGCCGCCTTTGACTTCACCTCAATGTTGGGTTTATCCGGTTCCAGCGAAATCGACATTGAAGGTTCTACCAGAATTGGCGACATCATTTACTGGATAGGTTCCCACGGTAACAATACAAGCAACCAGGATGCTCCCAACCGCGAGCGCATTTTTGCCACAGAGATTTCTGGCACAGGAGCCGATGCTACCCTGACTTTCCAGGGATACTACAGATTTTTAGAAGATGACCTGATTGCTTGGGATAACAGTAATGGTCATGGTTTAGGTGCTGGCTTTCTGGGAATAGCTGCCAGTGCGGCCAATGGTGTTTCCCCCACCGCTGCTAACGGTTTTAACATAGAAGGCTTGACAGTTGCCCCCGATGGTAACACAGCCTACCTTGCCTTTCGTGCGCCCATTCTCCCCATCCCCGACCGGAACCAAGCCCTAATTATTCCAGTAACTAATTTTACTAGCATTCTGAATAACACAGGCGGTACTACTGGATCTGCAACCTTCGACGCTCCCATATTCCTAGACTTAGGCGGTCGAGCCATTCGCAGTATTGAGCGTAATAGTAATAACCAGTACATTATTATTGCCGGGCCAACAGGTGGGGACACAGGAATCCCGCCCAATGACTTCCGTCTCTACACCTGGAATGGTAATGCCGCCGATGCCCCTGTACTCAGGGCAGCAGATTTGACAGCATTAAATACTGGGGGTAGTTTTGAAACCATTGTGGAAGTGCCTGATGTCCTGACTGGTACTAGCCAAATTCAGGTGTTAATAGATAACGGTGATACTGTCTGGTACGAAAACGGCACAGCCTCCAAAGACCTTTCTCAAGACAACTTCCAGAAATTCCGCAGCGATGTCATTACTTTAGGGTCAGAATTTAGTACCATCCCAGCCGGGGCAATTTCCCTGAGTAACCCTTACTTCCAAGACTTCGATACCTTAATTAATTCCGGTAACTCACCTTGGGTAGATACTGAAACTATCCCTGGTTGGTACGCAACTCGTCCGACAATCGTGGCTGGAACTGGTAGTAGCAATGCTGGTAATCTCTACAGCTTTGGTACAGTAGCAGACACAGATAGAGCATTGGGTTCAGTAGCTTCTGGTGGTACTGAGACTATTTACTTTGGGGCGCGGTTCTTTAACGATACTAACGACACCATCACCACTTTGGGAGTTAGTTACATTGGCGAACAATGGCGTAATGGCGGGAATACAACCCAGCAGAAACTAGATTTTGCCTACCAAATTGGGGCTACTGAGTTAACTTCTGGGACATGGACTGATGTTGATTCCCTCGACTTCTTGGGGCCAATTGCTACCAGCACAGGTGGGGCTTTAAATGGCAATAACACCCCTAACCGAGTGGGAATTTCTGATACCCTCACAGGCTTATCTTTAGCACCCGGTGAAGAAATCTGGTTGCGTTGGACAGATATTAATGATGTTGGAAATGATCATGGGTTAGCAATTGATAATTTGCAAGTTTCCACCGCAGCCTTACCTGGTGTCACCTTAATTGAGTCTGATGGGAGTACCAATGTTACAGAAGGGGGTGCAACAGATACTTACACCTTAGTATTGAATACTCAACCCTCAGCAGATGTAGCAGTTACTATTAACACAGATGCTCAATCTACATCTAGCCCCAATACACTCATCTTTACACAGCAAAACTGGAATACACCGCAAACAGTTACAGTAATTGCCGTAGATGACAATGTTGTAGAAGGAACACATTTTAGTAACATTAGCCATCTAGCAACTAGCAATGATCCTAGTTACAACCAGATAAATATTGCCTCAATCATTGCCACCATTACAGACAATGATCTTGTAACTGAGATTACCAAGATTCATGAAATTCAGGGGAATGGTGCGATCGCAAATTTCCTCGACAGTTTCCAAACCATAGAAGGCATCGTCGTCGGCGACTTCCAGGCTGTAGGTAACACTCAAAACCTGCGCGGCTTCTACGTCCAAGAAGAAAATGCCGATGCTGATAATAATCCTTTCACCTCAGAAGGTATCTTTGTCTTTGATGACAACTTCGGGGTAGATGTGAAAGTCGGCGACCTAGTACGCATTACTGGTCAAGTAAGCGAATTTACTGGCAGTGGTAATGGCATGACTAGCAGCCTCACCCTATTAAGAAACCTCACCGATGTGACTGTGGTTAGTGCCGATAATCCCCTACCTACAGCCACAGTTCTCAGCTTCCCCTTGATGAATATTAATGACCTAGAAGCCGTGGAAGGGATGCGGGTAACTATACCCCAAACATTGACCGTAACTGAACATTTCCAATTGGGGCGATTTGGGGAAGTTGTCCTGTCCTCAGACGGTGCGACTAACCAGCCCGGTACTGATGGCAGATTAGAACAATATACCCAATTCAACGCCCCTAGTATTAGTGGCAACGCCGCTTACCAACAAGAGATTGCCTTACGTCGAATTATCCTCGACGATGGACAAGGTATTCAAAACCCTGATTCGATTATTCACGGTCGCGGTGGTGAACCTTTGAGTGCTGACAATACCCTGCGCGGTGGTGACACAGTTGTAGGATTATCCGGTATCTTAGATGCCCGCTTTGGCGACTATCGGATTCAGCCCGTAGATCCCGCCGAATTTATACCTTCTAATTTGCGCCCAGAAACAGCCCCAGAAGTGGGTGGTAGGCTCAAAGTTGCCAGCTTCAACGTTCTAAACTACTTCAACGGCGATGGTCTAGGTGGAGGTTTCCCCACATCCAGAGGCGCTGAGAATTTAGTTGAGTTCAATCGGCAACGTGACAAAATCATCCAAGCCATCCTCGGTATAGACGCAGATGTTTTGGGGTTAATCGAAATAGAAAATGATGGCTATGGGGCTAATAGTGCGATTCAAGATTTAGTCAACGGCTTGAATGCTGTTGCAGGCGCTGGTACTTATGCCCTGATAGACCCAGGTCTGCCCCAATTGGGTACAGATGAAATCGCTGTAGGCTTCATCTACAAACCCGGTAGTGTGACTCCTGTGGGTATAGCAGCCACAGTCCCCGATGGCTTTGGTCAAGGGGCATTTGACAACAATAACCGTAAACCCCTAGCCCAAACCTTCCAAGAAAACTCCAGTAGTGAAAAATTTACCGCAGTGGTGAATCACTTCAAATCCAAAGGTTCCAGTGCTGGGGGTGCTGGTGATGCCGACATCGGCGATGGACAAGGTTTTTCCAATGGTACAAGGACTCGTGCTTCCCAAGATTTAACCGCTTGGTTAGCCACTAATCCTACAAGTATCAATGACCCTGATTACTTAATTATGGGTGACATTAACGCCTATGCCCAAGAAGATCCAATCAAAGCTTTGGAAACCGCCGGATATCAAAACCAGATATCCAATAGCAGTTACTCCTTTGTCTTTAATGGACAGTGGGGTTCCTTAGATCATGTCTTAGCTAATGGCAGTTTAACAGCACAAGTTACTGGTGCTGCCAAGTGGCACATCAACGCCGATGAACCAAATGTCCTCGACTACAACACCAATTTCAAATCAGCAGCACAAGTGGATAGTTTATACAATCCTAATGCCTTCCGTTCCTCCGACCATGACCCGGTGATTATCGGGTTGAATTTGAACACCGTCGATGATGTGATTACTCCTCCTCCTCCTACCGTCCTTCCTGGGATCAGAAATCTCATCGCTAATCTAGTCAACAACGTAATTGGGGGTATCAATCGCACACCAATAATCAGATTTGGAGTAATTAACAACCCATTGATTAATAACAGCAATAGGAATGCCGAACCGACCGTCAGCTTCGCCAACACGGATGGTTATATGCCGTTAATCCAAGGTAGTAATCCTAACAGTAATGTTTTAGAACTTAACGCCGACCCTTTAAGCGGTGATCCAGTTTTCCCACCTGGGATTAATTTTGGCAATATCACCTCAGTTTTCACTAATAATATCTAAAATTTTGTGTTTTAGATATTACCTGCAACCCTGGGTAATTTTTGCGTAAGTCCTAAAGGATATGAATTTATTTCACGCAAAGGCGCAAAGGCGCAAAGGAAAGAAAGCAGGACTTACGCAAAAACTCTATCAAACCCTTATTCCTCTGTGTACTCTGCGCCTCTGTGGTTCGTTTACTCATAATTACGACTTATCGACTTCAGGAGTAACATCATGGTATCTACCAGTACAATCCGCTTCTCTCAGTTCAATGCTTCCCTGAACCGCAACGCTGATGGTCAATTAGTCAGCGATTTATCTACCCCTAATAATCCTCAAGCCCAAGCGGTTGCCGAAATAATACAGCGCAATCAGCCAGATGTGCTGCTGATTAATGAATTTGATTACTTTGAAGGGAATCCCACAGCAGCTGTTGAACAATTTCTGCAAAATTATCTCGCTGTCAGTCAAAACGGTGCAACTCCCGTTGAATATCCCTACTTTTATATAGCACCCTCCAACACAGGTGTTTCTTCTGGCTTTGATTTAGATAACAACGGCACAGTAGTTACCACTCCAGGCGCACCGGGATATGGTGATGATGCCTTTGGCTTTGGAAATTACCCTGGTCAGTTCGGGATGTTGTTGTTATCCAAATATCCCATTGATACTGCCAATGTCCGCACCTTCCAAAACTTTCTCTGGAAGGATATGCCGGATTCTTTACTATCTACGATCGCTCTTCCTGATTCTGACACTCCTTGGTACTCAGCCGAGGAACAAGAAGTTTTGCGTCTCTCTTCCAAGAGTCATTGGGATATCCCAATTCAAGTCAACGGCGAAATCATTCACGTCCTCGCCAGTCATCCCACACCCCCTGTATTTGATGGGACGGAAGACCGCAACGGTAAACGCAACCATGACGAAATTCGCCTGTGGTCAGACTATATCAGCCCTGGAAAAGGCAATTACATCTATGATGATCAGGGTCAATTGGGTGGTTTAAATCCTGGTTCCCGCTTTGTAATTATGGGTGACCAAAACGCCGATCCTGTTGATGGGGACAGTTTTGATCGTGCCATCCTCCAACTATTGCAGAACCCTGCTATCAATACTAATTCCATTCCCAGCAGTGTTGGTGCTATCCAACAGTCAGATTTACAAGGTGGTGCTAACCTCAATCACGGAGGTAACTCGGCTTTTGATACCGCAGACTTTGCCGATGGAAATCCTGGTAATCTGCGTGCTGACTATGTGCTACCTTCGGCTGATTTGCAAATTGTTAATTCTGAAGTTTTTTGGCCTCTGAATACAGACCCAAATTTCTCCTTAGTCGGGACTTTTCCTTTCCCTAGTTCCGACCATCGTTTAGTGTGGGTAGATGTGCAGACTGGCGCAACGGAAGCAGGTAAAACCCTCGCGGAAGTCACGTTTGAAGGACAAACTACTTTTACCACAGGCTTTATTCCCCCTGGTGAAGCGGGAACGGTGAACGGTGTCACTATCCCAATGGGAGGCTTGTCAGGTGTTACCTACGATCGCACAAATAATCTTTATTACTCTATCTCAGACGATCGCTCGCAAAATGGCCCGGCGCGTTTCTATACTTTCACACTTGATCCGGCGACATCTGCGGTAACCTTTACTAATGTCACTCCCCTGAAAGATATTAACGGTAATTTCTTTGCCGCCCTCACTGTTGACCCTGAAGGTATTGCCCTGACTGAAGATGGGACGATTTTTGTTTCCTCTGAAGGTGAAGCTAATATTAATGCCGGTCGTGTTAGTGACCCCTTTATTAAAGAGTTTTCCTTAACTGGGGAAGAATTGCGTTCTTTACCTGTACCGAGTAAGTTTTTACCAGTCGTCGCAGATACCAACGGCGATGGGATAATTAATGCTGGTGATACCCAAATCTCTGGGGTGCGGAATAATTTAGCTTTTGAAAGTCTGACTATTACACCAGACCAAAAGACTTTATACACCGCCACAGAAAACGCCCTGATTCAAGACGGTGAAAGGGCTTCAGTTTTCAGTAGTAGTCCTTCCCGGATTTTGCAATACAACCTATTTTCTGGACAGCCAGAAAAGGAATATCTCTATATCACTGACCCAGTAGCTGTACCACCAGTACCGGAAACAGGCTTCAGTGACAATGGTTTAGTGGATTTAC harbors:
- a CDS encoding Dps family protein; its protein translation is MRTINIGLTEEQRQGVMNLLNQDLADAYVLLVKTKKYHWDVVGPQFRSLHELWEEHYEKLTENIDALAERIRALGGFPVGSMEGFLKIATLKEHSGDVPLATGMVANLGQDHEQVIRNLRDHVDQCSEQFHDEGTSDFLTGLMEEHEEMAWMLRSFIEGQALEPSGVQPATETKTPVGV
- a CDS encoding ExeM/NucH family extracellular endonuclease, yielding MALIQGDIAIAAYNADGNDDFAWVTLVDIPADTLINFTDSSWQDNGFRLTEHLDAAGGGPLTWTHTETVAAGTVIRWNGSVANTWSLGAASGSALNLAAGGDQIFIFTGTTADPTFIYGAHFATGTNWLESGSNSTNTSNIPPGLAVEDGTAFYAGNFDNGYYNGPTTGSKAELLAEISNTENWIRNDTGPLDSSNWITALTVASDSNSAPNIQITEYMYSGANGEFMEFTNLGTTAVDFTGWSYDDSGRTPGTVDLSAFGIVQPGESVILTEATEADFRAAWGLSASVKVIGELTRNIGRTDEINLYDQNGELIDRLTYGDQTFPGTIRTQALSGWTDPGNLDAININSDWILSTVGDAQNSLASTGGDIGNPGFYNVNITPIPGIAITQSGDSTDVSEGGATDSYTIVLKTQPTADVTIEITVDDQVTTNSPTLVFTPANWNVAQTVTVAAVDDALIEGTHTGAIAHNVSSSDANYNGVAIANITVNITDNDAPANTNVNIQITEYMYAGGNGEFVEFTNLGTTAVDFTGWSFADNARTAGLFNLSGFGIVQPGESVILTEAPAADFRTSWNLSDSVKIIGNSSPGLGRADEINLYDNNNQLIDRLTYGDETFPGTIRTQGISGWTTLENLAPFEINTDWQLSAINDGQNSSQSIDGAIGNPGIYIPNPVETVGAPRIEVNPSTTDFLDGENLAVSLPLTGAGAISGVINDPTDPAKTLGIDFTLSDSDTPIGDLTVTVTSSNQAVVPNANLTLSGIGAERNLKIDPAGVGLANITLTVSDGTLSNSYIINYAASAGSVTPTTRYLTGTSDASTAIAIDTNYMFVADDEDQTIRLYDRHNSGLPLAAFDFTSMLGLSGSSEIDIEGSTRIGDIIYWIGSHGNNTSNQDAPNRERIFATEISGTGADATLTFQGYYRFLEDDLIAWDNSNGHGLGAGFLGIAASAANGVSPTAANGFNIEGLTVAPDGNTAYLAFRAPILPIPDRNQALIIPVTNFTSILNNTGGTTGSATFDAPIFLDLGGRAIRSIERNSNNQYIIIAGPTGGDTGIPPNDFRLYTWNGNAADAPVLRAADLTALNTGGSFETIVEVPDVLTGTSQIQVLIDNGDTVWYENGTASKDLSQDNFQKFRSDVITLGSEFSTIPAGAISLSNPYFQDFDTLINSGNSPWVDTETIPGWYATRPTIVAGTGSSNAGNLYSFGTVADTDRALGSVASGGTETIYFGARFFNDTNDTITTLGVSYIGEQWRNGGNTTQQKLDFAYQIGATELTSGTWTDVDSLDFLGPIATSTGGALNGNNTPNRVGISDTLTGLSLAPGEEIWLRWTDINDVGNDHGLAIDNLQVSTAALPGVTLIESDGSTNVTEGGATDTYTLVLNTQPSADVAVTINTDAQSTSSPNTLIFTQQNWNTPQTVTVIAVDDNVVEGTHFSNISHLATSNDPSYNQINIASIIATITDNDLVTEITKIHEIQGNGAIANFLDSFQTIEGIVVGDFQAVGNTQNLRGFYVQEENADADNNPFTSEGIFVFDDNFGVDVKVGDLVRITGQVSEFTGSGNGMTSSLTLLRNLTDVTVVSADNPLPTATVLSFPLMNINDLEAVEGMRVTIPQTLTVTEHFQLGRFGEVVLSSDGATNQPGTDGRLEQYTQFNAPSISGNAAYQQEIALRRIILDDGQGIQNPDSIIHGRGGEPLSADNTLRGGDTVVGLSGILDARFGDYRIQPVDPAEFIPSNLRPETAPEVGGRLKVASFNVLNYFNGDGLGGGFPTSRGAENLVEFNRQRDKIIQAILGIDADVLGLIEIENDGYGANSAIQDLVNGLNAVAGAGTYALIDPGLPQLGTDEIAVGFIYKPGSVTPVGIAATVPDGFGQGAFDNNNRKPLAQTFQENSSSEKFTAVVNHFKSKGSSAGGAGDADIGDGQGFSNGTRTRASQDLTAWLATNPTSINDPDYLIMGDINAYAQEDPIKALETAGYQNQISNSSYSFVFNGQWGSLDHVLANGSLTAQVTGAAKWHINADEPNVLDYNTNFKSAAQVDSLYNPNAFRSSDHDPVIIGLNLNTVDDVITPPPPTVLPGIRNLIANLVNNVIGGINRTPIIRFGVINNPLINNSNRNAEPTVSFANTDGYMPLIQGSNPNSNVLELNADPLSGDPVFPPGINFGNITSVFTNNI